The DNA segment GGAGGGAATGGCCAACGGGCGGCTGGCCGGGGCCCACGCTCCCGACGCGCTCAGGTCCGTCGCCGAGGAGACCGGTCTGGCGTGCGACGCCGTCGCCCTCGCGCTCGTACTGCGCCGGCCGTGGGCGGGCGTGGTCCTCTCCGGCGCCGCCACCACCGCGCAGCTCGCCTCCAACCTGCACGCGGCGGTCGTCGACCTCGACGACGAGCAGCTCGCCCGCCTCGCCGCGCTGCCCGAGGACCCGCACGCGTACTGGGAGCGGCGCGGACGGCTGGCCTGGCACTGAGGAGCCCACCGCCCCGGTGTTCCTCCGACGACGGGCCGTCGCCAAAGCGGCCCGGTTCCCGCCGCGGGGCCGGGCGCCCGTGTGGTCGCGGCGCCCGGCCCCGCGGAAGTTCCGGGGCGCCGGGCGTCAGGCCGCCTTCGCCTTGCTGGCGTACATGTCCACGTACTCCTGGCCGGACAGGCGCATGACCTCGGTCATCACCGAGTCGGTCACGGCCCGCAGGACGTAGCGGTCGCGGTCCATGCCCTCGTAGCGGGAGAACTCCATCGCCTCGCCGAAGCGGACCGTGACCCTGCCCGGCCGGGGCAGGCCCGCGCCGCCCGGCTGGAGTTTGTCGGTGCCGATCATGGCGAACGGAACGACGGGCGCGCCGGTCATCAGGGTGAGCCGTGCGATACCGGTGCGGCCCCGGTAGAGACGGCCGTCGGGGGAGCGGGTGCCCTCCGGGTAGATGCCGAAGACCTTGCCCTCCTCCAGTACCTGACGGCCGGTCATCAGCGCCGCGACCCCGCCCCGGCCGCCGTCGCGGTCGACCGGGATCATGCCGACGCCGGTGAAGAACCAGGCC comes from the Streptomyces sp. KMM 9044 genome and includes:
- a CDS encoding lysophospholipid acyltransferase family protein; translation: MSRFALIKAMLGPVMRLMFRPRVEGLEHIPGDGPVILAGNHLTFIDSMFLPLVCGRQVFFIGKDEYVTGKGLKGRLMAWFFTGVGMIPVDRDGGRGGVAALMTGRQVLEEGKVFGIYPEGTRSPDGRLYRGRTGIARLTLMTGAPVVPFAMIGTDKLQPGGAGLPRPGRVTVRFGEAMEFSRYEGMDRDRYVLRAVTDSVMTEVMRLSGQEYVDMYASKAKAA